From a region of the Arachis ipaensis cultivar K30076 chromosome B09, Araip1.1, whole genome shotgun sequence genome:
- the LOC107617978 gene encoding alpha-mannosidase I MNS4 isoform X1 — MEAAGRKLGLIFLLLFFHSLHPDLTLADSVTPDEAKLLRDEVREMFYHAFNGYMDNAFPLDELRPMSCAGEDTLGGYALTLIDSLDTLALLGDRDRFAASVEWIGKNIRFDILQNKTVSLFETTIRVLGGLLSAHLIASDYATGMRVPSYDNQLLNLAEDLGRRLLPAFDTPTGIPFGSVNLLHGVDKHESKITSTAGGGTLTLEFGVLSRLINDPIFEQVTKNAVRGLWARRSKLNLVGAHINVFTGEWTQKDAGIGTSIDSFYEYLLKAYLLFGDEEYLYIFQEAYAAAMHYLYHDPWYVEVNMDSAAIVWPLFNSLQAFWPGLQVLAGDIDPAIRTHAAFLSVWRRYGFTPEGFNLASLTVQHGQKSYPLRPELIESTYWLYKATRDPRYLDAGRDMIASLQYGTRCPCGYCHISDVEHHNQDDHMESFFLAETVKYLWLLFDLAVGPDNLVENGPYKYVFSTEGHLLPATPQISLVREHCLYHGAYCRSEDLRQSYRVSEADNDKQESNNSRFHAGWTKARYSSDLPTFDPTAITGLIKGVCPGLTHGQKFGILYVYPTEEHHAHETEKPKEPTHEQSHSVVVLTEPNFDHALTDYSNDHNDNQTHKSDVTS; from the exons ATGGAAGCAGCTGGGAGAAAACTTGGCTTGATATTTCTATTACTCTTCTTTCATTCTCTACATCCAGATTTGACTCTCGCCGATTCCGTTACTCCGGACGAAGCCAAACTTCTCAGAGATGAG GTTCGTGAAATGTTCTATCACGCCTTCAATGGATACATGGACAACGCTTTCCCTCTCGACGAATTGCGCCCTATGTCCTGCGCCGGAGAAGATACTCTCGGTGGCTACGCCTTAACTCTG ATTGATTCTTTGGACACTTTGGCTCTACTCGGTGACCGTGACCGCTTTGCCGCTTCCGTTGAATGGATTGGTAAAAATATTCGTTTTGATATT TTACAGAACAAAACTGTTTCTTTGTTTGAGACGACAATCAGAGTTCTTGGAGGATTGCTTTCGGCTCATCTTATAGCCAGTGATTACGCTACG GGCATGAGAGTTCCTTCATATGATAATCAGCTACTGAACTTAGCTGAAGATCTAGGCAGGAGGCTGTTACCAGCTTTTGATACTCCGACAG GAATTCCTTTTGGATCTGTAAATTTGTTACATGGAGTTGATAAACATGAAAGCAAG ATAACTTCTACAGCTGGTGGTGGAACCTTGACTCTTGAATTTGGAGTTCTAAGCCGCTTGATAAATGATCCTA TTTTTGAACAAGTAACCAAGAATGCAGTGCGTGGACTTTGGGCACGGCGTTCAAAGCTTAATCTGGTTGGTGCTCATATTAATGTTTTTACAGGTGAATGGACACAGAAG GATGCAGGAATAGGGACTAGTATTGATTCCTTCTATGAGTATCTATTGAAG GCTTATTTATTATTTGGAGATGAGGAATACTTGTATATATTCCAGGAAGCTTATGCTGCTGCCATGCATTATCTTTACCATGATCCTTG GTATGTAGAAGTGAATATGGACTCTGCTGCTATAGTATGGCCGCTGTTTAACAGTCTCCAGGCATTCTGGCCTGGCCTTCAG GTTTTAGCTGGTGATATTGATCCTGCGATTCGTACTCATGCTGCCTTCTTGAGTGTTTGGAGAAGATATGGTTTTACCCCTGAAGGTTTTAATCTTGCTAGTCTCACTGTTCAG CATGGGCAGAAGAGTTACCCTTTACGGCCTGAGCTGATAGAGAGTACTTATTGGCTGTACAAAGCTACCAGAGATCCTAG ATATCTTGATGCTGGGCGAGACATGATTGCTAGTTTACAGTATGGGACTCGATGTCCTTGTGGATATTGTCACATTTCAGATGTTGAGCATCACAACCAGGATGATCACATGGAGAGCTTCTTCCTAGCTGAGACA GTCAAGTATTTATGGCTTCTATTTGATTTGGCTGTGGGTCCTGATAATCTTGTGGAAAATGGGCCATACAA GTATGTATTTAGCACTGAAGGGCATTTGCTGCCTGCAACTCCTCAAATCTCCCTAGTGAGAGAACATTGCTTATACCATGGGGCTTATTGTAGAAGTGAAGATTTGAGACAAAGCTATCGTGTCTCAGAGGCTGACAACGATAAGCAAGAATCCAACAATAGTAGATTTCATGCAGGTTGGACTAAAGCTAGGTATTCATCAGACTTACCAACTTTTGATCCAACTGCCATTACAGGTTTGATCAAG GGTGTCTGCCCAGGACTAACTCATGGACAGAAGTTTGGTATATTATATGTGTATCCAACTGAAGAACATCATGCTCATGAAACTGAAAAGCCGAAAGAACCAACTCATGAACAAAGCCACTCAGTGGTGGTTCTCACTGAGCCGAATTTTGACCATGCATTAACTGATTATAGCAATGATCATAACGATAATCAGACCCACAAATCAGATGTTACTTCATGA
- the LOC107617978 gene encoding alpha-mannosidase I MNS4 isoform X2 produces MEAAGRKLGLIFLLLFFHSLHPDLTLADSVTPDEAKLLRDEVREMFYHAFNGYMDNAFPLDELRPMSCAGEDTLGGYALTLIDSLDTLALLGDRDRFAASVEWIGKNIRFDINKTVSLFETTIRVLGGLLSAHLIASDYATGMRVPSYDNQLLNLAEDLGRRLLPAFDTPTGIPFGSVNLLHGVDKHESKITSTAGGGTLTLEFGVLSRLINDPIFEQVTKNAVRGLWARRSKLNLVGAHINVFTGEWTQKDAGIGTSIDSFYEYLLKAYLLFGDEEYLYIFQEAYAAAMHYLYHDPWYVEVNMDSAAIVWPLFNSLQAFWPGLQVLAGDIDPAIRTHAAFLSVWRRYGFTPEGFNLASLTVQHGQKSYPLRPELIESTYWLYKATRDPRYLDAGRDMIASLQYGTRCPCGYCHISDVEHHNQDDHMESFFLAETVKYLWLLFDLAVGPDNLVENGPYKYVFSTEGHLLPATPQISLVREHCLYHGAYCRSEDLRQSYRVSEADNDKQESNNSRFHAGWTKARYSSDLPTFDPTAITGLIKGVCPGLTHGQKFGILYVYPTEEHHAHETEKPKEPTHEQSHSVVVLTEPNFDHALTDYSNDHNDNQTHKSDVTS; encoded by the exons ATGGAAGCAGCTGGGAGAAAACTTGGCTTGATATTTCTATTACTCTTCTTTCATTCTCTACATCCAGATTTGACTCTCGCCGATTCCGTTACTCCGGACGAAGCCAAACTTCTCAGAGATGAG GTTCGTGAAATGTTCTATCACGCCTTCAATGGATACATGGACAACGCTTTCCCTCTCGACGAATTGCGCCCTATGTCCTGCGCCGGAGAAGATACTCTCGGTGGCTACGCCTTAACTCTG ATTGATTCTTTGGACACTTTGGCTCTACTCGGTGACCGTGACCGCTTTGCCGCTTCCGTTGAATGGATTGGTAAAAATATTCGTTTTGATATT AACAAAACTGTTTCTTTGTTTGAGACGACAATCAGAGTTCTTGGAGGATTGCTTTCGGCTCATCTTATAGCCAGTGATTACGCTACG GGCATGAGAGTTCCTTCATATGATAATCAGCTACTGAACTTAGCTGAAGATCTAGGCAGGAGGCTGTTACCAGCTTTTGATACTCCGACAG GAATTCCTTTTGGATCTGTAAATTTGTTACATGGAGTTGATAAACATGAAAGCAAG ATAACTTCTACAGCTGGTGGTGGAACCTTGACTCTTGAATTTGGAGTTCTAAGCCGCTTGATAAATGATCCTA TTTTTGAACAAGTAACCAAGAATGCAGTGCGTGGACTTTGGGCACGGCGTTCAAAGCTTAATCTGGTTGGTGCTCATATTAATGTTTTTACAGGTGAATGGACACAGAAG GATGCAGGAATAGGGACTAGTATTGATTCCTTCTATGAGTATCTATTGAAG GCTTATTTATTATTTGGAGATGAGGAATACTTGTATATATTCCAGGAAGCTTATGCTGCTGCCATGCATTATCTTTACCATGATCCTTG GTATGTAGAAGTGAATATGGACTCTGCTGCTATAGTATGGCCGCTGTTTAACAGTCTCCAGGCATTCTGGCCTGGCCTTCAG GTTTTAGCTGGTGATATTGATCCTGCGATTCGTACTCATGCTGCCTTCTTGAGTGTTTGGAGAAGATATGGTTTTACCCCTGAAGGTTTTAATCTTGCTAGTCTCACTGTTCAG CATGGGCAGAAGAGTTACCCTTTACGGCCTGAGCTGATAGAGAGTACTTATTGGCTGTACAAAGCTACCAGAGATCCTAG ATATCTTGATGCTGGGCGAGACATGATTGCTAGTTTACAGTATGGGACTCGATGTCCTTGTGGATATTGTCACATTTCAGATGTTGAGCATCACAACCAGGATGATCACATGGAGAGCTTCTTCCTAGCTGAGACA GTCAAGTATTTATGGCTTCTATTTGATTTGGCTGTGGGTCCTGATAATCTTGTGGAAAATGGGCCATACAA GTATGTATTTAGCACTGAAGGGCATTTGCTGCCTGCAACTCCTCAAATCTCCCTAGTGAGAGAACATTGCTTATACCATGGGGCTTATTGTAGAAGTGAAGATTTGAGACAAAGCTATCGTGTCTCAGAGGCTGACAACGATAAGCAAGAATCCAACAATAGTAGATTTCATGCAGGTTGGACTAAAGCTAGGTATTCATCAGACTTACCAACTTTTGATCCAACTGCCATTACAGGTTTGATCAAG GGTGTCTGCCCAGGACTAACTCATGGACAGAAGTTTGGTATATTATATGTGTATCCAACTGAAGAACATCATGCTCATGAAACTGAAAAGCCGAAAGAACCAACTCATGAACAAAGCCACTCAGTGGTGGTTCTCACTGAGCCGAATTTTGACCATGCATTAACTGATTATAGCAATGATCATAACGATAATCAGACCCACAAATCAGATGTTACTTCATGA